One stretch of Streptomyces sp. NBC_00443 DNA includes these proteins:
- a CDS encoding crotonase/enoyl-CoA hydratase family protein — MPVRVERQGHVTTVVLSRPEVRNAVDGPTAADLADAFREFDADDEARVAVLWGEGGTFCAGADLKALGSGRGNEVTQDGDGPMGPTRLRLSKPVIAAVAGHAVAGGLELALWCDLRVAEEDAVFGVFCRRWGVPLIDGGTVRLPRLIGTSRAMDMILTGRPVPADEAYGMGLANRVVPSGRARAEAEELAATVARFPQACLRADRASVLDQEGLAEPAAMRAELRHGMGVLAESLEGASRFASGAGRHGSFSDM; from the coding sequence ATGCCGGTCCGCGTCGAGCGCCAAGGGCACGTCACCACCGTCGTCCTCTCCCGACCGGAGGTCCGCAACGCGGTCGACGGGCCCACGGCCGCCGATCTCGCCGACGCCTTCCGGGAGTTCGACGCCGACGACGAGGCGCGGGTGGCGGTGCTGTGGGGCGAGGGTGGCACGTTCTGCGCGGGCGCCGACCTCAAGGCGCTCGGCAGCGGGCGGGGCAACGAGGTCACGCAGGACGGTGACGGCCCGATGGGGCCGACCCGGCTGCGGCTGTCCAAGCCGGTGATCGCCGCGGTCGCCGGGCATGCCGTGGCGGGAGGTCTTGAGCTGGCGTTGTGGTGCGATCTGCGGGTCGCCGAGGAGGACGCCGTCTTCGGGGTGTTCTGCCGCCGCTGGGGCGTGCCGCTGATCGACGGCGGCACGGTACGGCTGCCCCGGCTGATCGGCACCAGCCGCGCCATGGACATGATCCTGACCGGACGTCCGGTGCCGGCGGACGAGGCGTACGGGATGGGGCTCGCCAACCGTGTCGTGCCGAGCGGACGTGCCCGCGCCGAGGCCGAGGAGCTGGCCGCCACGGTCGCCCGGTTCCCGCAGGCGTGCCTGCGCGCCGACCGCGCCTCCGTGCTCGACCAGGAGGGACTGGCCGAGCCGGCTGCGATGCGCGCCGAACTCCGGCACGGCATGGGCGTGTTGGCGGAGAGTCTGGAGGGCGCCTCCCGCTTCGCCTCCGGTGCGGGGCGGCACGGGTCGTTCTCGGACATGTGA
- a CDS encoding mechanosensitive ion channel family protein, with translation MTRALTVDDLVIAGIALAAGLLAAFLLRILLRWLGKHADRTRWSGDDLIVDTLRTVVPWAAFLGGAASAGAALPLTKTVQHNVNQILTVLLIFVVTLSVARGIAGLMRTVTQSRPGVAGSATIFVNITRVLILAIGFLVVLQTLGISIAPMLTALGVGGLAVALALQDTLANLFAGIHILASKTVQPGDYIRLSSGEEGYVEDINWRQTTVRALSNNLIVIPNGELAKTNMTNFMRPEQELTILLQVGVAYDSDLDHVERVTNEVIAEVMAEVEGALPDHEPIVRFHTFGDSRIGFTVTLGVGEFSDQYRIKHEFIKRLHKRYRAEGIRIPAPTRTVAIQQGTVSIPQQSIPHPRLPGEADEVAPVRLD, from the coding sequence GTGACGCGAGCACTCACGGTGGACGACCTGGTGATCGCCGGGATCGCGCTGGCGGCGGGGCTGCTCGCGGCCTTCCTGCTGCGGATCCTGCTGCGCTGGCTGGGCAAGCACGCCGACCGCACCCGCTGGAGCGGCGACGACCTCATCGTGGACACGCTGCGCACCGTGGTGCCGTGGGCGGCGTTCCTCGGCGGCGCGGCCTCCGCGGGCGCCGCGCTGCCGCTGACGAAGACCGTCCAGCACAACGTCAACCAGATCCTGACCGTGCTGCTCATCTTCGTCGTGACGCTGTCGGTGGCCCGCGGGATCGCCGGGCTGATGCGGACGGTCACCCAGTCCCGCCCCGGCGTCGCCGGCTCGGCCACGATCTTCGTCAACATCACCCGGGTCCTGATCCTGGCCATCGGCTTCCTGGTGGTGCTGCAGACCCTGGGCATCTCCATTGCGCCCATGCTCACCGCCCTGGGCGTCGGCGGCCTGGCGGTCGCGCTGGCCCTGCAGGACACGCTCGCCAACCTCTTCGCGGGCATCCACATCCTCGCCTCCAAGACCGTCCAGCCCGGTGACTACATCCGGCTGAGCAGCGGCGAGGAGGGCTACGTCGAGGACATCAACTGGCGCCAGACGACCGTACGCGCGCTCTCCAACAACCTGATCGTCATCCCCAACGGGGAGCTCGCGAAGACGAACATGACCAACTTCATGCGTCCCGAGCAGGAGTTGACGATCCTGCTGCAGGTCGGCGTCGCCTACGACAGCGACCTGGACCATGTCGAGCGGGTGACCAACGAAGTCATCGCCGAAGTGATGGCCGAGGTCGAGGGCGCCCTCCCGGACCACGAGCCGATCGTCCGCTTCCACACCTTCGGCGACTCCCGGATCGGCTTCACGGTCACCCTGGGCGTCGGCGAGTTCAGCGACCAGTACCGGATCAAGCACGAGTTCATCAAGCGCCTGCACAAGCGCTACCGCGCGGAGGGCATCCGCATTCCGGCGCCCACACGGACGGTCGCCATCCAGCAGGGGACGGTGTCGATCCCGCAGCAGTCGATACCGCATCCGCGCCTGCCCGGAGAGGCGGACGAGGTGGCCCCCGTCCGCCTCGACTGA
- a CDS encoding M1 family metallopeptidase yields MRYRSRVTAPAAALIGTAAALTAAPSAHATPARTGTSAARTSGSPGPETLGDPVYPALGNDGYRVAAYHLDFSYDVTTRLVDATATLKIRTTQALSRFSLDSLGLDIRSVRVDGRKAAFEQVDEKLRITPARTLPAKCRVTVCVEYSADPRRIPQPHTGWVDTPDGFAVCCQPNLAHTVFPCNDHPSDKADFSFRLTVPNGLRGVATGLLVRTERAGGDRTAYTYRSREPMATELIQITVGDYVVKDRQGPHGLPLRDIVPTARAAALEPALALTPGIVAWLEARLGAYPFETYGLLPCNSDHPNAFDFTGLETQTLTLYKPNFLLQEEPKIGSHMMHELVHSYFGNSVSPATWADLWINEGHADFYGLLYRYERGWPDSLGLTTMEARMKDTYAKGDQWRHDSGPVAAPNAVNLFDSQRYLGGVLVLYALRNLVGEQAFNALERTFLDRYRNSSASTDDYIAVASEVSGQDVSGFLRDWLYGTKTPRMPGHPDWTVTPVNPSLAAPHSRKGSRSHDNSATL; encoded by the coding sequence ATGAGATATCGCAGCAGAGTGACGGCCCCCGCGGCCGCCCTGATCGGCACGGCAGCGGCCCTGACCGCCGCCCCCTCCGCCCACGCGACGCCGGCACGGACGGGGACGTCGGCCGCCAGGACCTCCGGCAGCCCGGGCCCCGAGACCCTCGGTGACCCCGTCTACCCGGCCCTCGGCAACGACGGCTACCGCGTCGCCGCCTACCACCTCGACTTCTCCTACGACGTCACGACCCGCCTGGTCGACGCCACCGCGACCCTGAAGATCCGCACCACCCAGGCGCTGAGCCGCTTCTCCCTCGACTCCCTCGGCCTCGACATCCGCTCCGTCCGCGTCGACGGCCGCAAGGCGGCCTTCGAGCAGGTCGACGAGAAGCTGCGCATCACGCCCGCCCGGACCCTGCCGGCCAAGTGCCGGGTCACCGTCTGCGTCGAGTACTCGGCGGACCCGCGCCGAATTCCGCAGCCGCACACCGGCTGGGTCGACACGCCCGACGGGTTCGCCGTGTGCTGCCAGCCGAACTTGGCCCACACCGTCTTTCCCTGCAACGACCACCCGTCCGACAAGGCCGACTTCTCCTTCCGCCTCACCGTGCCGAACGGGCTGCGCGGCGTGGCGACCGGCCTGCTCGTGCGCACCGAGCGGGCGGGCGGCGACCGTACGGCGTACACGTACCGCTCCCGCGAGCCCATGGCCACGGAGCTGATCCAGATCACGGTCGGCGACTACGTGGTGAAGGACCGGCAGGGACCGCACGGCCTCCCGCTGAGGGACATCGTTCCGACCGCACGGGCCGCGGCGCTCGAACCGGCGCTCGCGCTGACGCCGGGGATCGTGGCATGGCTGGAGGCGCGGCTCGGGGCGTACCCCTTCGAGACGTACGGACTGCTGCCCTGCAACTCCGACCACCCGAACGCCTTCGACTTCACGGGCCTGGAGACCCAGACCCTCACCCTCTACAAGCCGAACTTCCTGCTCCAGGAGGAGCCGAAGATCGGCTCGCACATGATGCACGAGCTGGTCCACTCCTACTTCGGCAACAGCGTCAGCCCCGCCACCTGGGCCGACCTGTGGATCAACGAGGGCCACGCGGACTTCTACGGGCTGCTGTACCGCTACGAGCGCGGCTGGCCGGACTCCCTGGGCCTGACCACCATGGAAGCCCGGATGAAGGACACCTACGCGAAGGGCGACCAGTGGCGCCACGACTCGGGGCCGGTCGCGGCGCCGAACGCGGTGAACCTGTTCGACAGCCAGCGCTACCTGGGCGGCGTCCTGGTCCTGTACGCGCTGCGCAACCTCGTCGGCGAGCAGGCCTTCAACGCCCTTGAGCGGACCTTCCTCGACCGGTACCGCAACTCGTCGGCGTCGACGGACGACTACATAGCCGTCGCCTCCGAGGTCTCCGGTCAGGATGTGTCCGGATTCCTGCGGGACTGGCTGTACGGCACGAAGACGCCGCGGATGCCGGGGCACCCGGACTGGACGGTCACCCCCGTGAACCCGTCCCTCGCCGCCCCGCACAGCCGCAAGGGCAGCCGGTCCCACGACAACTCGGCCACCCTCTAG
- a CDS encoding NADP-dependent isocitrate dehydrogenase, with protein MTDSTIIYTHTDEAPALATYSFLPVVQAYASQAGVAVETRDISLAGRIIAVFPEHLTEDQRIPDALAELGELAKTPAANIIKLPNISASIPQLKAAIAELQGQGYALPNYPDDPKTDEEREIQARYDKVKGSAVNPVLREGNSDRRAPASVKNYAKAHPHRMGAWSAESKTNVATMGRHDFRSTEKSVVISEAGALRIEHVAEDGTTTVLRESVPVLAGEVVDASVMHVARLREFLTAQIAEAKAQGVLFSVHLKATMMKVSDPIVFGHVVRAFFPKTFEQYGAALAAAGLSPNDGLGGILKGLGALPNGAEIQASFEAEIAEGPELAMVDSDKGITNLHVPSDVIVDASMPAMIRTSGHMWGPDGQEADTLAVLPDSSYAGVYQVVIDDCRANGAYDPSTMGSVPNVGLMAQKAEEYGSHDKTFEAKAAGTIRLVDQAGNVVIEQAVSAGDIFRACQTKDAPIKDWVKLAVTRARATGDPAVFWLDETRAHDANLIAKINAYLPEHDTEGLDIRILAPVDATKLSVERIRRGENTISVTGNVLRDYLTDLFPILELGTSAKMLSVVPLMAGGGLFETGAGGSAPKHVQQLVKENYLRWDSLGEFFALVPSLEQFATATGNTRAQVLADTLDRATATFLNEDKSPTRRVGGIDNRGSHFYLSLYWAQELARQTDDADLAKAFAPLAETLTAGEQKIVEELNAVQGKPAEIGGYYQPDPAKAAAVMRPSATWNEALASLS; from the coding sequence GTGACTGACTCGACCATCATCTATACGCACACTGACGAGGCCCCCGCCCTGGCGACGTATTCGTTCCTGCCGGTGGTCCAGGCCTACGCCTCGCAGGCGGGTGTCGCCGTGGAGACGCGGGACATCTCGCTGGCCGGCCGCATCATCGCGGTGTTCCCGGAGCACCTGACCGAGGACCAGCGCATCCCGGACGCCCTGGCCGAGCTCGGTGAGCTCGCCAAGACGCCCGCGGCCAACATCATCAAGCTGCCGAACATCTCGGCGTCGATCCCGCAGCTCAAGGCCGCGATCGCCGAGCTCCAGGGCCAGGGCTACGCGCTGCCGAACTACCCGGACGACCCGAAGACCGACGAGGAGCGGGAGATCCAGGCCCGCTACGACAAGGTCAAGGGCTCCGCCGTGAACCCGGTCCTGCGTGAGGGCAACTCCGACCGGCGTGCCCCCGCCTCGGTCAAGAACTACGCCAAGGCCCACCCGCACCGCATGGGCGCCTGGTCCGCCGAGTCCAAGACGAACGTGGCGACCATGGGCCGGCACGACTTCCGCTCCACCGAGAAGTCCGTCGTGATCTCCGAGGCCGGCGCGCTGCGGATCGAGCACGTCGCCGAGGACGGCACGACCACCGTCCTGCGCGAGTCCGTACCGGTTCTCGCCGGTGAGGTCGTCGACGCCTCCGTGATGCACGTGGCCAGGCTGCGCGAGTTCCTCACCGCGCAGATCGCGGAGGCCAAGGCCCAGGGCGTGCTGTTCTCCGTGCACCTCAAGGCCACGATGATGAAGGTCTCCGACCCGATCGTCTTCGGCCACGTGGTCCGCGCCTTCTTCCCGAAGACCTTCGAGCAGTACGGCGCCGCCCTCGCCGCCGCCGGTCTGTCCCCGAACGACGGTCTGGGCGGCATCCTCAAGGGCCTGGGCGCGCTGCCGAACGGCGCCGAGATCCAGGCGTCCTTCGAGGCGGAGATCGCCGAGGGCCCGGAGCTGGCCATGGTCGACTCCGACAAGGGCATCACCAACCTGCACGTGCCGTCCGACGTGATCGTCGACGCCTCGATGCCGGCCATGATCCGCACCTCCGGCCACATGTGGGGCCCGGACGGGCAGGAGGCCGACACCCTGGCCGTGCTGCCGGACTCCTCCTACGCCGGCGTCTACCAGGTCGTGATCGACGACTGCCGTGCGAACGGCGCCTACGACCCGTCGACGATGGGCTCCGTCCCGAACGTCGGCCTGATGGCGCAGAAGGCCGAGGAGTACGGCTCGCACGACAAGACCTTCGAGGCCAAGGCCGCGGGCACGATCCGCCTGGTCGACCAGGCCGGCAACGTCGTGATCGAGCAGGCGGTCTCCGCCGGCGACATCTTCCGCGCCTGCCAGACCAAGGACGCCCCGATCAAGGACTGGGTGAAGCTGGCCGTCACCCGCGCCCGCGCCACCGGCGACCCGGCCGTCTTCTGGCTGGACGAGACCCGCGCGCACGACGCCAATCTGATCGCCAAGATCAACGCGTACCTGCCGGAGCACGACACCGAGGGCCTGGACATCCGCATCCTCGCCCCGGTCGACGCCACCAAGCTGTCGGTGGAGCGGATCCGCCGCGGCGAGAACACCATCTCGGTGACGGGCAACGTCCTGCGTGACTACCTCACGGACCTCTTCCCCATCCTGGAGCTGGGCACCAGCGCCAAGATGCTGTCGGTCGTCCCGCTGATGGCGGGCGGCGGCCTGTTCGAGACGGGCGCCGGCGGCTCCGCGCCGAAGCACGTCCAGCAGTTGGTCAAGGAAAACTACCTGCGCTGGGACTCCCTCGGTGAGTTCTTCGCGCTGGTGCCGTCCCTGGAGCAGTTCGCGACGGCCACCGGCAACACCCGCGCCCAGGTCCTCGCCGACACGCTCGACCGCGCCACGGCGACCTTCCTCAACGAGGACAAGTCCCCGACCCGTCGCGTCGGCGGCATCGACAACCGCGGCAGCCACTTCTACCTGTCCCTGTACTGGGCGCAGGAGCTGGCCAGGCAGACCGACGACGCGGACCTGGCGAAGGCCTTCGCCCCGCTCGCCGAGACGCTCACCGCGGGCGAGCAGAAGATCGTCGAGGAGCTGAACGCCGTCCAGGGCAAGCCGGCCGAGATCGGCGGCTACTACCAGCCCGACCCGGCCAAGGCCGCCGCGGTCATGCGCCCGTCGGCCACCTGGAACGAGGCGCTCGCCTCGCTGAGCTGA
- a CDS encoding N-formylglutamate amidohydrolase: protein MPASYELLPGAAGSPVILHVPHSARRIPADARASIVLDDRALERELDHITDAHTAELAEAAAERASLTPWRFVNRLSRLVVDPERFPDEREEMLAVGMGAVYTRTSHLADLRPADTDPEPLVERYFRPYAKAMTAAVSDRLAATGRAVIIDVHSYPAARLPYELHGEGPRPPVCLGTDSFHTPPELLAAARDAFAPCGETGLDSPFSGTYVPLEFYGSEPRVGALMIEIRRDTYMTEPGGPAGAGLTRLSAALAALVDTAAR from the coding sequence ATGCCTGCTTCCTACGAGCTGCTGCCCGGCGCCGCCGGCTCCCCCGTGATCCTGCACGTACCGCACTCCGCCCGGCGGATCCCGGCCGACGCGCGGGCTTCGATCGTGCTGGACGACCGGGCGCTGGAGCGCGAACTCGACCACATCACCGACGCACACACCGCGGAGCTCGCCGAGGCGGCGGCCGAGCGGGCGTCGCTCACGCCCTGGCGGTTCGTCAACCGGCTGTCCCGGCTGGTCGTCGATCCGGAGCGGTTCCCGGACGAGCGGGAGGAGATGCTCGCCGTGGGCATGGGTGCCGTCTACACGCGGACCTCGCATCTCGCGGATCTGCGGCCGGCCGACACGGACCCGGAACCGCTCGTCGAGCGGTACTTCCGGCCGTACGCGAAGGCCATGACGGCCGCCGTATCCGACCGCCTCGCCGCCACCGGGCGGGCCGTGATCATCGACGTGCATTCCTATCCGGCCGCCCGCCTCCCCTACGAACTGCACGGCGAGGGCCCGCGACCGCCGGTCTGCCTGGGCACCGACTCCTTCCACACGCCGCCGGAGCTGCTTGCCGCCGCCCGGGATGCGTTCGCGCCGTGCGGGGAGACAGGGCTGGACAGTCCGTTCAGCGGTACGTACGTACCGCTGGAGTTCTACGGCAGTGAGCCCCGGGTCGGCGCGCTGATGATCGAGATCCGGCGGGACACGTACATGACCGAGCCGGGCGGCCCCGCAGGTGCGGGGCTCACCCGGCTCTCGGCGGCGCTGGCGGCGCTGGTGGACACCGCCGCTCGCTGA
- a CDS encoding RNA polymerase sigma factor has protein sequence MDRADVGALVQSAVDGDAAAWKALVEGMSPLVWSVVRAHRLNDADAHEVYQTVWFRFAQHLGRIREPEKAGSWLASTARHECLKVLKSLRRLTVTSDPQLLDRVSEERTPEQSLLDSEEAAAESERIRWMWQEFEELGDRCRQLLRVLIASPPPSYQEVSAALGIAVGSIGPLRQRCLRRLRARLDARGAL, from the coding sequence GTGGACCGTGCAGATGTCGGTGCGTTGGTCCAGTCCGCCGTCGACGGCGACGCGGCGGCCTGGAAGGCGCTCGTGGAGGGAATGAGCCCACTGGTGTGGTCCGTCGTGCGCGCGCACCGGCTCAATGACGCCGACGCCCATGAGGTGTACCAGACGGTGTGGTTCCGTTTCGCCCAGCACCTCGGGCGCATCCGTGAACCCGAGAAGGCCGGGTCCTGGCTCGCGAGCACCGCACGGCACGAGTGCCTGAAGGTGCTCAAGAGCTTAAGGCGGCTGACCGTGACGAGCGATCCGCAGCTGCTGGACCGGGTCAGCGAGGAACGTACGCCCGAACAGTCGCTCCTGGACTCCGAGGAGGCCGCCGCCGAGTCCGAGCGCATCCGCTGGATGTGGCAGGAGTTCGAGGAACTGGGCGACCGCTGCCGCCAGTTGCTGCGGGTGCTGATTGCCTCGCCGCCGCCCAGCTACCAGGAGGTGTCCGCGGCACTGGGCATCGCCGTGGGCAGCATCGGGCCGCTGCGCCAGCGCTGTCTGCGCCGGCTCCGGGCCCGACTCGACGCACGGGGAGCGCTGTGA
- a CDS encoding S8/S53 family peptidase yields MAPQRFHEQFEQIQGSMPDVPLAMGPDDSAEFIYEKGYVLVRDGEDARLVEDTVRAHFTAEPDLVQDNVRRVSPQTNRSGITRIQVGDPGEGDRAGDRPVAHALRALRETEGRARRRLVSRNHLVSIAVNSCPGDEPVPVPATEQLNPAVAEGAHDPDTAVGVLVIDTGLMNDFRSSPLLAHTDGDAQLKECDDDGVLQQYVGHGTFIAGLVAAVAPNTNVTVRNSLNDAGAILESEFGEKLFEAVDAGGWPDILSLSAGTSNGRTDGLLGVEAFMRELRGQRTLLVAAAGNNGSATPFWPAAYADLPDYQDTVLSVGALRGDGEFGACFSNHGPWVKVYAPGERLTSVLTGFDTPVPYVYQHSTYDACRYGFGYSCSCVSPRHTGLLSETGGSSGTKPDQVMFEGFAHWSGTSFATPVVAAMIAGHMSTQQENDPRVARYKMLAANTGFAEVRGAHVPALHPPTWRPVPVAPPAPRS; encoded by the coding sequence ATGGCACCACAGCGATTCCACGAGCAGTTCGAGCAGATCCAAGGCTCCATGCCCGACGTCCCCCTCGCGATGGGACCGGACGACTCCGCCGAGTTCATCTACGAGAAGGGCTATGTGCTGGTCCGCGACGGCGAGGACGCCCGCCTCGTCGAGGACACCGTACGCGCGCACTTCACCGCCGAGCCCGACCTCGTGCAGGACAACGTGCGGCGCGTGAGCCCGCAGACCAACCGCTCGGGCATCACCCGCATCCAGGTCGGCGACCCCGGCGAGGGCGACCGCGCCGGCGACCGCCCCGTCGCGCACGCCCTGCGCGCCCTGCGTGAGACGGAGGGCCGGGCCCGACGCCGCCTGGTCAGCCGCAACCACCTGGTGTCGATCGCGGTCAACTCCTGCCCCGGCGACGAGCCCGTGCCCGTCCCGGCCACCGAGCAGCTCAACCCCGCCGTGGCCGAGGGCGCCCACGACCCGGACACCGCCGTCGGCGTCCTCGTCATCGACACCGGCCTCATGAACGACTTCCGGTCCTCCCCGCTGCTCGCCCACACCGACGGCGACGCGCAGCTCAAGGAGTGCGACGACGACGGCGTCCTCCAGCAGTACGTCGGCCACGGCACGTTCATCGCGGGGCTCGTCGCCGCCGTCGCGCCGAACACGAACGTCACGGTGCGAAACTCCCTCAACGACGCGGGCGCCATCCTGGAGTCCGAGTTCGGCGAGAAGCTCTTCGAGGCCGTCGACGCCGGCGGCTGGCCCGACATCCTCAGCCTCTCCGCAGGCACCTCCAACGGCCGCACCGACGGCCTGCTCGGCGTCGAGGCCTTCATGCGGGAACTGCGCGGACAGCGCACCCTGCTCGTCGCCGCGGCCGGCAACAACGGCAGCGCCACGCCGTTTTGGCCCGCCGCCTACGCCGACCTGCCCGACTACCAGGACACCGTGCTGTCCGTCGGCGCACTGCGCGGCGACGGCGAGTTCGGCGCCTGCTTCAGCAACCACGGCCCCTGGGTCAAGGTGTACGCCCCCGGCGAGCGCCTCACCAGCGTCCTGACCGGCTTCGACACACCCGTGCCGTACGTGTACCAGCACTCCACCTACGACGCCTGCCGGTACGGCTTCGGCTACTCCTGCTCCTGCGTCTCCCCGCGCCACACCGGCCTGTTGAGCGAGACGGGCGGGAGCAGCGGCACCAAGCCCGACCAGGTGATGTTCGAGGGGTTCGCGCACTGGAGCGGCACCTCGTTCGCCACTCCCGTCGTCGCCGCGATGATCGCCGGCCACATGAGCACGCAGCAGGAGAACGACCCGCGGGTCGCCCGGTACAAGATGCTCGCGGCGAACACCGGGTTCGCGGAGGTACGGGGGGCGCATGTACCCGCGCTTCACCCCCCGACCTGGCGTCCTGTCCCCGTCGCACCACCGGCTCCTCGCTCATGA
- the absR1 gene encoding beta-glucuronidase AbsR1 has translation MTARYCSLAQQSAPAFAPGLAAERLSALIGGRRMWVNGTVLHYCFFDRDSDGSVIPDPETGETRRVSWVGSKEQQDVVRECFQEWQGLGIGLSFVEVGDRSEAELRIGFQLGDGSWATVGKDALRVGLNERTMNFGWDLTAPGERGTALHEIGHALGMLHEHQSPFAGIHWDDEAVYADLAGPPNFWSRDRTFFNILRKLDPNEVNGSAWDPHSVMEYPFSAGLILEPEQFRAGLNPPGVLSKADREFVQRWYPPAETPGPRELVPFRSVPLRLGPAEQADFVVEPPETREYTVGTFGDSDTVVVVFEERDGEPRYLTAQDDGGTPDNATVRARLVKGRRYHVRVRLYSSWGSGETAVMCW, from the coding sequence ATGACCGCTCGCTACTGCTCCCTCGCGCAGCAGTCGGCCCCCGCCTTCGCCCCGGGGCTGGCCGCCGAGCGGCTCAGTGCGCTCATCGGCGGACGCCGGATGTGGGTCAACGGCACCGTGCTGCACTACTGCTTCTTCGACCGGGACTCCGACGGATCCGTGATCCCCGATCCGGAGACCGGCGAGACCCGGCGCGTGTCGTGGGTCGGCAGCAAGGAGCAGCAGGACGTCGTGCGCGAGTGCTTCCAGGAGTGGCAGGGCCTCGGCATCGGGCTGTCGTTCGTGGAGGTGGGCGACCGGTCGGAGGCCGAACTGCGCATCGGGTTCCAGCTCGGCGACGGCTCCTGGGCGACCGTGGGCAAGGACGCGCTCCGGGTCGGCCTCAACGAACGCACCATGAACTTCGGCTGGGACCTGACCGCGCCCGGGGAGCGCGGAACGGCCCTGCACGAGATCGGGCACGCGCTCGGCATGCTGCACGAGCACCAGAGCCCGTTCGCCGGCATCCACTGGGACGACGAGGCCGTCTACGCCGATCTGGCGGGCCCGCCCAACTTCTGGAGCCGGGACAGGACGTTCTTCAACATCCTGCGCAAGCTCGATCCGAACGAGGTCAACGGTTCCGCCTGGGACCCGCACTCGGTCATGGAGTATCCCTTCTCGGCCGGGCTGATCCTGGAGCCGGAGCAGTTCCGCGCGGGCCTGAACCCGCCGGGAGTGCTGTCCAAGGCCGACAGGGAGTTCGTCCAGCGCTGGTACCCGCCGGCCGAGACGCCGGGGCCGCGGGAGCTGGTGCCGTTCCGTTCGGTGCCGCTGCGGCTGGGTCCGGCGGAGCAGGCCGACTTCGTCGTGGAGCCGCCGGAGACCCGCGAGTACACGGTGGGCACCTTCGGCGACAGCGACACGGTCGTCGTGGTCTTCGAGGAACGGGACGGCGAACCCCGGTACCTCACCGCCCAGGACGACGGCGGCACCCCGGACAACGCCACCGTCAGGGCCCGCCTCGTCAAGGGCCGCCGCTATCACGTCAGAGTGCGCCTCTACTCCAGCTGGGGTTCGGGGGAGACAGCGGTCATGTGCTGGTGA
- a CDS encoding glutathione S-transferase family protein, whose translation MSVTPLATHSHTQQPAPAFRGRIGRDERSGHYAVPRRYRLHLTTACADGLRIAVAHSLLGLDDVCPATFLPAIPDCADGGHAVLRPLYDASAHRYGGPALAPVLGDDWSGRIVSTHAPDITRDLARRFGGRRLELYPRGAESEIEAVERMCAQDIEEAAQAAGAAGAERAERDEALGTLLRALGALDRWLDGRAYLIRDQITASDVELWVALVQLDTVHRHHLDAAAVQRVAAHATLWAYARRLAAHPAFGAHLDLDAISRRHHARCRGLEDAGAAVQILDWAAHAAAGTGARAQVERP comes from the coding sequence ATGTCCGTCACACCGCTGGCCACCCACTCGCACACACAGCAGCCCGCCCCGGCTTTCCGGGGCCGGATCGGCCGGGACGAGCGCAGCGGCCACTACGCCGTGCCGCGCCGCTACCGCCTCCACCTGACGACCGCCTGCGCGGACGGCCTGCGCATCGCCGTCGCCCACAGCCTGCTGGGCCTCGACGACGTCTGTCCGGCGACTTTCTTGCCCGCGATCCCCGACTGCGCCGACGGCGGGCACGCCGTGCTGCGTCCGCTGTACGACGCCAGCGCCCACCGGTACGGCGGACCTGCCCTCGCGCCGGTCCTCGGCGACGACTGGTCCGGGCGCATCGTGAGCACCCACGCTCCCGACATCACCCGCGACCTGGCCCGGCGCTTCGGCGGCCGTCGCCTGGAGCTGTACCCGCGCGGTGCGGAGTCGGAGATCGAGGCTGTGGAGCGGATGTGCGCACAGGACATCGAGGAAGCCGCACAGGCTGCAGGGGCGGCGGGTGCCGAGCGGGCGGAGCGGGACGAGGCGCTCGGGACGCTGCTGCGTGCACTGGGTGCGCTGGACCGGTGGCTGGACGGTCGCGCGTACCTGATTCGCGATCAGATCACTGCGTCCGACGTCGAGTTGTGGGTCGCTCTGGTCCAACTCGACACCGTCCACCGGCATCACCTGGACGCCGCCGCGGTGCAGCGCGTCGCCGCGCACGCCACCCTGTGGGCCTATGCCCGCCGGCTCGCCGCGCACCCGGCCTTCGGCGCGCATCTCGACCTCGACGCCATCTCCCGGCGCCACCACGCCCGTTGCCGGGGTCTTGAAGACGCCGGAGCGGCCGTCCAGATCCTGGACTGGGCGGCCCACGCGGCGGCCGGCACCGGGGCGCGAGCGCAGGTCGAGCGGCCATGA